The Halobacillus ihumii genomic sequence AAATACCGAAGGAAGAATGCGAGCAATTGCTTCTATTACCTTAGATCAGGAGTTTGTTGTCCATGACATACGGGTGATTGATGGCAACAATGGTCTCTTTGTGGCTATGCCTAGTAAACGGACACCTGACGGGGAATTTCGGGATATTGCCCATCCTATCAATTCTGGTACACGTGGGAAAATTCAAGACGCTGTACTTAATGAATACCACAAAGCTGGTGAAATTGATACGGAAGTAGAGTATGAAGAAGCAGGTGCTTCTTAAAGCTTGTGAAGATTATTAGAAGCCGGGTCTCGTTTCAAAGAGAACCGGCTTCTTTTTGTTTTTCTGGGAATCTAAGAGGCGGAGATTCTTCCCTTTCGAAGAAACTGCTTCAAGCGTCAAGGTTAATGAAGATAGGCTTGCTCAGTTTACTTCATATGTGCCGTTGTTGAAATAAAGCCTATTTTAAGATATTATTCATAATGGATAATTAGGATGGAGGTTACCTCATGACCAATAAGTATGCGGTAGTGTTAGCAGCCGGACAAGGTACACGCATGAAGTCAAAGCTTTATAAAGTTTTGCACCCAGTATGCGGTAAGCCAATGGTGCAACATGTAGTTGATCAACTAAAGGAATTACAATTAAATGAGTTAATTACCATTGTTGGTTTTGGTGCAGAAAAAGTTCAAGACCAACTCGGAGAAGATAGCCATTATGTCGTGCAAGAGAAGCAATTGGGAACGGGGCATGCTGTCCTTCAGGCCGATCATATTCTTGCCGGAAAGCAAGGAACAACGGTTGTTGCATGCGGAGACACGCCGTTACTCACGAAAGATACATTGAAGAAGATGATGGATCACCATGATTCTACTCAAGCAAAGGCAACTGTACTAACAGCTCATGCTGAGAACCCTCATGGATATGGACGGGTTATTCGCGGCGGTAATGGTCAGGTGGAGCGTATTGTTGAACAAAAGGATGCTTCACAGGATGAACAGGCTGTCCAGGAAATTAACACAGGTACATATTGTTTTGATAATGAATTTTTGTTCGAAGCCTTAAAGAGTGTCTCTAATGATAATTCACAAGGAGAATATTATTTGCCGGATGTCATTCAGATTCTTCAGGACAAAAATGAAACAGTAAGCGCCTATCAAACTCCGGACTTTTCTGAATCCCTCGGTGTTAATGATCGTGTAGCCTTAGCTCAAGCAGAGAAGTTGATGAAACAGCGCATTAACGAACGGCACATGCGCAATGGTGTAACAGTAATGGATCCTGATCATACCTACATTGGCCCGGATGTGAAAATGGGACAAGACGTGATCGTGTACCCAGGTTCTATTATTGAAGGAAATACAATGATTGAAGATGATGCCGTAATTGGTCCTCATTCAACTGTAAAGGATTGCTATATCGGCGGAGAAACGACTGTTAAACAAAGTGTTGCAACAAACAGTCACATTGGGGCGCGTGTCAAAATAGGTCCGTATGCCCACATTCGTCCAGAATCGTCTCTCAGTGACGATGTAAAAGTTGGTAATTTTGTTGAAATTAAGAAGTCTGTTTTCGCTGAAGGCAGTAAGGTATCACATTTAAGCTATATTGGTGACGCTGATGTAGGAAGCGGAGTTAATATAGGTTGTGGTACAATTACAGTGAACTATGATGGACAACATAAGTTTATGACGAAAATTGAAGATGACGCCTTTATAGGTTGTAATTCAAACCTTATTGCACCTGTTACTGTAGGCAAAGGTGCATATGTAGCAGCTGGTTCTACAATTAATGAGGATGTCCCGGCCGAGGCCTTGTCAATTGCCAGGTCAAGACAAACCAATAAAGAAGGCTATGTAAGTAAACTTAATTCAAATAAAAAAGAGTAACGGAGGGTTCTATCCATGGCAACTGGGTACAAGGATTCAAAATTAAAGGTATTCTCTCTGAATTCTAATCCTGAACTAGCAGAAGAAATCGCTGAGAATATTGGGACAGATCTTGGAAAGTGTACGGTTACAAGGTTTAGTGACGGAGAGATTCAAATCAACATCGATGAAAGTATTCGTGGCTGCGACGTATATGTAGTTCAGTCCACGTGTGCACCTGTGAATCAGCATATCATGGAACTGCTGATTATGATTGATGCTTTAAAGCGTGCTTCTGCACGTACGATTAATATAGTTATGCCATACTATGGTTATGCTAGACAAGACCGTAAAGCTCGCGCACGTGAACCAATTACAGCGAAGCTAGTTGCTAATTTACTTGAGACAGCAGGGGCTTCCAGGGTCATTATGCTGGATTTGCATGCTCCTCAAATTCAAGGTTTCTTCGATATGCCAATTGATCATCTTGTAGGTGTACCGATTCTTTCCGATTACTTCGAAGAAAAGAATTTTGAAGATGTAGTCATCGTATCTCCGGATCATGGAGGAGTAACGCGAGCGCGTAAGATGGCTGACCGCCTTAAGGCCCCGATTGCCATTATTGATAAACGCCGTCCACGGCCTAATGTAGCCGAAGTCATGAATATTGTTGGAAACATCGAAGGAAAAACAGCGATTATGATTGATGACATCATTGATACGGCTGGTACCATTACGCTTGCAGCTAACGCATTAGTTGAAAACGGAGCGAAGGATGTCTATGCTTGCTGTACCCATCCAGTACTCTCAGGGCCGGCTATTGACCGTATTGATAATTCAACTATTAAAGAGCTCGTTGTCACTAATACGATCCCGCTTGGAGAAGATAAGGCAAGCGAGAAAATCACTCAGTTATCAGTGGCTCCTTTAATCAGTGAAGCTATCATCCGGGTTCATGAACGTCAATCCGTAAGTATTTTGTTTGATTAATTCATTTTTTTTGCTATAAAATGTTTAACAAAAGACCAATAAGGGAATCCATCTTAAATGAATGGTAAATTCAATGGAGGTAGATTATTTTGGCTATAACACTTAAAGCAAATCAAAGGAAAGATTTAAAACACTCGACAACTCGTGAATTGCGCTATCAGGGCGATGTTCCAGGTGTCGTTTACGGTAAAGATAAAGAGCCTGTTACTGTGGCTGTTAACAGTATCGAACTACTTAAAACTGTCCGTGATGAAGGGAAAAACGCTATCATTTCATTAGATATTGACGGTGGAAATACAGTAAACGTAATGCTTCATGAATATCAAATCGATCCACTTAAGGATGTGTTGATTCATGCAGACTTCTACATTGTGAATATGTCTGAAGAAATGGACGTTGAAGTACCGATTCACCTTGAAGGTGAAGCTGCAGGCTCGAAAGAAGGCGGAGTTCTTCAACAGCCATTATATGAGTTGGCAGTCCGTGCTAAACCAGGTGATATTCCTGAAGAGATTGTCATAAACGTTTCCGAGTTAAATATCGGTGACAACGTGATGGTTAGTGATTTGAAAGAATCTCGTAACTATGAAATTACAGAAGATGAAAATACAACCATTGTTTCTGTTACTCCACCTGAAGAAATGCCGGAAGAGCCTGACACAGATAACGCAGATGAAGAACCTGAAGTTATCAACCAAAAAGGCGATGCGGATGAGTCAGAGGACGACGAAAGTAAAGAATAAGAATGAGTTGCTTAAAGGGGCGTAGCCATCAGGTACGCTCCTTTTTTATAATGCCTTCAGTTTTTTGACATATTTTTTACGATGACTTTGATATAATAACGAATAGGAAAAAGGAGAAAAGGAAGTTTTGCAATGAAGTGTATTGTAGGTCTAGGGAATCCTGGAAGGAAATATGAAAAAACACGCCATAATATTGGATTTATGATTGTTGATGAATTAGCAAAACGAAATGATTGGACACTGGAACAAAAAAAGTTTAAAGGGCTGTTTACCATTGAGCATATAAACGGTGAGAAGGTTCTTTTGCTAAAGCCTCAGACGTATATGAACTTATCTGGCGATTCCCTTCGCCTGTTCATGGACTATTTCGAGATCGAAGAGGACGATATACTCGTCATTTACGATGATCTGGATTTACCGCCAGGGAGAATGCGTCTTCGTCAGAAGGGCGGACATGGTGGTCATAATGGAATACGAAGCATCATAGATCAGTTGGGTACAAAAGGGTTTAAACGTTTGCGGGTGGGCGTCGGAAGGCCTTCTGTACCGATGAGCGTGGTGGATTATGTATTGGGTACATTTGATAAAGATCAGCAAGAGCACGTGCAAGAAGCAATAAACCAATCCGTCAAAGCTTGTGAAACATGGTTTGAGCAGCCATTCGCCGAAGTCATGAATACCTATAATGTGAAATCATAAATTAAAATGGTGTTCGTATAAGCAAAGACTCAAGCGGTAACAATAAATACAAATACTTCTGAATCGGAGGTTTGTATTTATGAATATTAATTATATATGCCGACATTGCAACCGCCAAGTCGGAAAATTAGACCGTGAACGAGTCGAAGTTTCCGAGCTTGGCTTAGAGTGTTTGAATGAGGACGATCACAGGGAAATGATTACGTACAGCAGCAATGGTGATATGAATATCAGAACGATTTGCCATTCGTGTGAACGTACCCTTGATCAACATCCTCATTATCACGAGCAAGATTACTTTATTCATTAAATCGTGGTCACCCTCTATGGTGATTGTGGAGGAGTTTGTTATGAAGGGAATTAAAGATTACTTACGGCCTCAGGATGATATTCGTTCGGTGGTGGAGGGTTTTGAATCCGGGATGAATGAGCAAATGATTGCAGGTTTGTCTGGGGCCGCCAGAAGTATGATGATTTCATTATTACATGAGTCACTACACCGACCTGTTCTTATCGTGACACATCAATTGATTCAGGCCCAGCAAATGTATGAAGATATGTTAGAGCTTTCTAATAGTGATCAGGTGCATCTTTTTCCAGTTAATGAGCTTATTGCATCTGAAATTGCTACGGCCAGTCCAGAGTTGCGAAGTCAGCGGATAGAAGCGTTGAGCAGGTGGCTTAACCAGGACTCAGGGATTTTAATAGCACCTGTGGCTGCATTAAAAAGGATCATGCCGCCTAAGGAATACTGGGAGCGTAACCAGCTCCCTTTTCGTGTTGGCGAAGAAATTGATCTAGAAGAATATTTAAAACGGTTTGTCAGCATGGGGTATGAGCGGACGGATATGGTGGCGACCCCAGGAGAATTCTCTCTTCGTGGCGGAATCCTTGATGTGTATCCATTAACAGCAGAATTTCCTTACCGTATTGAGCTGTTTGATACGGAAGTGGATTCAATTCGCACATTCGATTCGGAAACGCAGCGCTCTCATGATAAGTTTGATCATGTTCATGTCGGGCCTGCCACTGAGCTTCTATTAACAGAGGAGGATTATGCCAGGGCTTCACAACGACTAGAAGAATCCCTTAGTCACTCTTTGCAGAAGCTTTCAAAAAAAGAAGCAAAAGAAACGCTAAATACTTATGTAGAACCTGATATAGAAAAGCTCCAACATCAAGAGCGTTTTCAAGATATGTATAAATATATTGGTTTCTTTTATGACCAGGGACTAAGTTTGCTAGATTATCTTCCAAGTCATGGGTTAATTGTGTTAGATGAAATGAGTCGCATTCAGGAAACAGCAGGCCGCTTAGATCAAGAAGAAGCAGAATGGCATCAGAGTCTGCTAGAGGTTAATCAAATTGTAAGGGACCTTCGCATTTCCTACGACTGGCATGATACGTGGGATAATATGAAGCAGCCAAGGCTTTATATGTCCGTATTCATGCGACATATCCCTAACACCCATCCGCAAAATGTAATTAATATCTCCAGTCGTCAGATGCAGCAATTCCATGGTCAGATGAATTTGCTGAAAAATGAAATGGATCGCTGGGTGAAGCAAGATTACTCTGTAGTGATTATGGCTCCTGATGAGAAGCGTGCTCAAAAGATTCATGATGTGTTAGATGATTATGATATGGAGTCTGTCGTTGCTAAAGAACCGGTTCGTTTACCTTTGACACTGCCAACGATTGTCGAAGGGAACCTTAGCAGCGGTTTTGAGTGGCCATTGCACAAAGTAGCTGTCCTAACCGAGAGTGAACTATTTAAGAAGCGGAAGTCCAAGCCTAAACGCAAACAAAAATTATCGAATGCCGAGCGAATCAAAAATTATCAGGAACTCAAAGTCGGAGATTATGTCGTTCACGCTAACCATGGAATTGGGAAGTATATAGGGATTGAAACCTTGAAAATGGGCGGGAATCATAAAGACTTCCTGATGGTAAAATATTCGGGAAATGATAAGCTGTTTGTTCCGATTGACCAAATTGATTTAATTCAAAAATATGTCGGTTCTGAGGATAAAGAGCCTAAAGTATATAAGCTGGGCGGTAGTGAATGGAAAAAGGTGAAGAGCCGTGTTCAATCATCCGTAGAAGATATTGCAGATGATCTTATCCAGCTATATGCAGAACGAGAGGCCTCAAAAGGTCATGCTTTCGGGGAAGACGGGGAAATGCAGCGTGACTTTGAAGCCGCATTTCCGTATGAAGAAACAGAAGATCAGTTTCGCTGTATTGATGAAATTAAAGAAGATATGCAGCGTATTCGCCCGATGGACCGATTGCTCTGTGGAGATGTTGGTTATGGAAAAACAGAAGTTGCGATCCGGGCTGCCTTTAAAGCGATTGAAAACGGGAAGCAGGTGGCTTTGCTAGTTCCGACTACTATTCTAGCCCAGCAGCATTATGAAACTTTACAGGAGCGGTTCCAGGACTTTGGAATAAACATTGGCTTGCTCAGCCGCTTCAGAACAAAGAAGCAACAAAGCGAAACGACGGAACGTTTGAGAAAAGGTCTTGATGATATTGTCGTTGGAACTCACAGAATTTTATCAAAAGACATTAAATTTAAGGACTTAGGACTGCTAATTGTAGACGAGGAGCAACGTTTTGGTGTGAAACATAAAGAGAAAATTAAGCAATTAAAAGCGAATGTTGATGTGCTGACATTAACAG encodes the following:
- the mfd gene encoding transcription-repair coupling factor; translation: MKGIKDYLRPQDDIRSVVEGFESGMNEQMIAGLSGAARSMMISLLHESLHRPVLIVTHQLIQAQQMYEDMLELSNSDQVHLFPVNELIASEIATASPELRSQRIEALSRWLNQDSGILIAPVAALKRIMPPKEYWERNQLPFRVGEEIDLEEYLKRFVSMGYERTDMVATPGEFSLRGGILDVYPLTAEFPYRIELFDTEVDSIRTFDSETQRSHDKFDHVHVGPATELLLTEEDYARASQRLEESLSHSLQKLSKKEAKETLNTYVEPDIEKLQHQERFQDMYKYIGFFYDQGLSLLDYLPSHGLIVLDEMSRIQETAGRLDQEEAEWHQSLLEVNQIVRDLRISYDWHDTWDNMKQPRLYMSVFMRHIPNTHPQNVINISSRQMQQFHGQMNLLKNEMDRWVKQDYSVVIMAPDEKRAQKIHDVLDDYDMESVVAKEPVRLPLTLPTIVEGNLSSGFEWPLHKVAVLTESELFKKRKSKPKRKQKLSNAERIKNYQELKVGDYVVHANHGIGKYIGIETLKMGGNHKDFLMVKYSGNDKLFVPIDQIDLIQKYVGSEDKEPKVYKLGGSEWKKVKSRVQSSVEDIADDLIQLYAEREASKGHAFGEDGEMQRDFEAAFPYEETEDQFRCIDEIKEDMQRIRPMDRLLCGDVGYGKTEVAIRAAFKAIENGKQVALLVPTTILAQQHYETLQERFQDFGINIGLLSRFRTKKQQSETTERLRKGLDDIVVGTHRILSKDIKFKDLGLLIVDEEQRFGVKHKEKIKQLKANVDVLTLTATPIPRTLHMSMLGVRDLSVIETPPENRFPIQTYVLEYNPVFMRESIEREMARGGQVFFLFNRVENIERMAQEISALVPEARVAFAHGQMNETELENVMFSFLEGEFDVLVSTTIIETGVDIPNVNTLIVYDADRMGLSQLYQLRGRVGRSNRVAYAYFTYQKDKVLTEVAEKRLQAIKEFTELGSGFKIAMRDLSIRGAGNLLGAQQHGFIDSVGFDMYSQMLKDAIEAKRQGVEPEAIQPFQTELDLTIDAYLPADYIEDEKQKIDMYKQFQAIESKDDISDLKDELIDRFGDYPEEVENLIKVTSIRLYAKKARIESISEGKKKIEMFMEPNQSQQIDGSKLFDLANQYGRMIQLGTEGQQLKITLMWERNTKPRRYELVEEFIQRLPQLSEAATSA
- the glmU gene encoding bifunctional UDP-N-acetylglucosamine diphosphorylase/glucosamine-1-phosphate N-acetyltransferase GlmU; the protein is MTNKYAVVLAAGQGTRMKSKLYKVLHPVCGKPMVQHVVDQLKELQLNELITIVGFGAEKVQDQLGEDSHYVVQEKQLGTGHAVLQADHILAGKQGTTVVACGDTPLLTKDTLKKMMDHHDSTQAKATVLTAHAENPHGYGRVIRGGNGQVERIVEQKDASQDEQAVQEINTGTYCFDNEFLFEALKSVSNDNSQGEYYLPDVIQILQDKNETVSAYQTPDFSESLGVNDRVALAQAEKLMKQRINERHMRNGVTVMDPDHTYIGPDVKMGQDVIVYPGSIIEGNTMIEDDAVIGPHSTVKDCYIGGETTVKQSVATNSHIGARVKIGPYAHIRPESSLSDDVKVGNFVEIKKSVFAEGSKVSHLSYIGDADVGSGVNIGCGTITVNYDGQHKFMTKIEDDAFIGCNSNLIAPVTVGKGAYVAAGSTINEDVPAEALSIARSRQTNKEGYVSKLNSNKKE
- a CDS encoding 50S ribosomal protein L25/general stress protein Ctc, with the protein product MAITLKANQRKDLKHSTTRELRYQGDVPGVVYGKDKEPVTVAVNSIELLKTVRDEGKNAIISLDIDGGNTVNVMLHEYQIDPLKDVLIHADFYIVNMSEEMDVEVPIHLEGEAAGSKEGGVLQQPLYELAVRAKPGDIPEEIVINVSELNIGDNVMVSDLKESRNYEITEDENTTIVSVTPPEEMPEEPDTDNADEEPEVINQKGDADESEDDESKE
- the spoVG gene encoding septation regulator SpoVG, producing the protein MEVTDVRLRRVNTEGRMRAIASITLDQEFVVHDIRVIDGNNGLFVAMPSKRTPDGEFRDIAHPINSGTRGKIQDAVLNEYHKAGEIDTEVEYEEAGAS
- a CDS encoding ribose-phosphate diphosphokinase gives rise to the protein MATGYKDSKLKVFSLNSNPELAEEIAENIGTDLGKCTVTRFSDGEIQINIDESIRGCDVYVVQSTCAPVNQHIMELLIMIDALKRASARTINIVMPYYGYARQDRKARAREPITAKLVANLLETAGASRVIMLDLHAPQIQGFFDMPIDHLVGVPILSDYFEEKNFEDVVIVSPDHGGVTRARKMADRLKAPIAIIDKRRPRPNVAEVMNIVGNIEGKTAIMIDDIIDTAGTITLAANALVENGAKDVYACCTHPVLSGPAIDRIDNSTIKELVVTNTIPLGEDKASEKITQLSVAPLISEAIIRVHERQSVSILFD
- the pth gene encoding aminoacyl-tRNA hydrolase, whose translation is MKCIVGLGNPGRKYEKTRHNIGFMIVDELAKRNDWTLEQKKFKGLFTIEHINGEKVLLLKPQTYMNLSGDSLRLFMDYFEIEEDDILVIYDDLDLPPGRMRLRQKGGHGGHNGIRSIIDQLGTKGFKRLRVGVGRPSVPMSVVDYVLGTFDKDQQEHVQEAINQSVKACETWFEQPFAEVMNTYNVKS
- a CDS encoding anti-sigma-F factor Fin family protein; the encoded protein is MNINYICRHCNRQVGKLDRERVEVSELGLECLNEDDHREMITYSSNGDMNIRTICHSCERTLDQHPHYHEQDYFIH